The Caldalkalibacillus salinus genome has a window encoding:
- a CDS encoding ABC transporter ATP-binding protein, with product MTIEQATAEQTPVSDQSQATQDKLLKVQGLKKYFPIKGGLLKRTIGHVKAVDDISFDIYKGETLGIVGESGSGKSTLGRTIMRLLDPTEGEIFFKGQNISQLSQRQMRKHRRDLQMVFQDPYASLNQRMTIGELLTEPMYVHHMYTHQERRQRAVKLLDTVGLPAAAMQKYPHEFSGGQRQRIGIARALSISPDLIIADEPVSALDVSVQSQVLNLMADLQEEFDLTYLFIAHDLSVVKHFSDRVGVMYLGKLMEMGPKQSLYAKPLHPYSQALLSAVPKPDPKAKRERVILKGDLPSPSNPPSGCVFRTRCPEAHAKCAEVVPSWTHMGDGHYVACHLHHTESF from the coding sequence ATGACAATTGAACAAGCGACAGCAGAGCAGACACCAGTCTCTGACCAATCACAAGCTACACAAGATAAATTATTAAAAGTCCAAGGTTTAAAAAAATATTTCCCTATTAAAGGCGGTCTCTTAAAACGGACGATCGGTCATGTGAAGGCAGTGGACGATATTTCTTTTGATATTTATAAAGGAGAGACGCTCGGTATCGTCGGAGAGTCGGGATCCGGAAAATCAACGCTGGGCCGCACAATCATGCGATTACTAGACCCTACCGAAGGTGAAATTTTTTTTAAAGGTCAAAACATATCTCAGCTTTCTCAGCGACAAATGAGAAAACACAGACGTGATTTACAAATGGTATTCCAAGACCCGTATGCGTCCTTAAACCAGCGTATGACCATTGGTGAGTTATTGACAGAGCCCATGTATGTACACCATATGTACACCCACCAAGAAAGACGGCAAAGAGCAGTTAAATTACTAGATACGGTTGGGTTACCGGCGGCTGCGATGCAGAAGTATCCGCATGAGTTTTCAGGTGGGCAAAGACAACGGATTGGCATTGCGCGTGCTCTATCTATTTCTCCAGACCTTATTATTGCTGATGAACCTGTATCGGCTTTAGACGTATCCGTCCAATCACAGGTGTTAAATCTCATGGCTGACTTACAAGAAGAATTTGACCTCACTTACTTATTTATTGCCCATGACCTCAGTGTGGTCAAGCACTTCAGTGATCGGGTGGGTGTGATGTATCTGGGCAAGCTGATGGAAATGGGCCCGAAGCAGTCATTGTATGCTAAGCCACTACACCCATACAGCCAGGCCCTGTTATCCGCTGTTCCGAAACCTGATCCAAAGGCAAAGCGGGAGCGTGTCATATTAAAAGGCGACTTACCTAGCCCGTCAAATCCACCATCAGGCTGTGTGTTTCGGACCCGTTGTCCTGAAGCTCACGCCAAATGTGCGGAAGTCGTTCCTTCATGGACACATATGGGGGATGGACATTACGTGGCTTGTCATTTACATCATACAGAGTCTTTTTAA